A portion of the Deltaproteobacteria bacterium genome contains these proteins:
- a CDS encoding Hsp20/alpha crystallin family protein — protein MKKDKKQFDLSQVIGGALDILGLKIDLGKLLSSPDELKGKLEELREKLKQAGGKETLTDEKWRQGVSVRGHVRTRGILGEREYHIGTGVRPPPEATKPPDVVEPAVDVFDEPKEIVVVAEVPGVGLNDLKLKIQGKVLSLSTKSKAGMNYRKEIGLSSEVDADTLRATCRNGILEIRLRKKDGEGG, from the coding sequence ATGAAGAAAGATAAAAAACAGTTTGATCTCTCTCAGGTGATCGGCGGAGCGCTCGATATTCTCGGCCTAAAGATAGACCTCGGAAAGTTACTCTCCTCACCGGATGAGTTAAAGGGAAAACTTGAGGAGCTGAGGGAAAAGCTCAAGCAGGCCGGCGGAAAAGAAACCCTAACGGATGAGAAGTGGAGACAGGGGGTGAGCGTAAGAGGGCACGTGAGAACCCGTGGCATCCTCGGAGAAAGGGAATACCACATCGGGACAGGGGTGCGGCCGCCGCCAGAGGCAACCAAACCCCCCGATGTGGTGGAGCCGGCAGTTGACGTTTTCGATGAGCCTAAAGAAATCGTGGTTGTGGCTGAGGTGCCCGGTGTGGGCCTCAATGACTTGAAGCTAAAAATTCAGGGCAAAGTCCTTTCCCTATCGACGAAATCAAAAGCCGGCATGAACTATAGAAAGGAAATTGGACTGAGCTCCGAAGTCGACGCCGATACCCTGAGAGCAACCTGCCGCAACGGTATCCTGGAAATCCGGCTTCGGAAGAAGGACGGCGAGGGTGGGTGA
- a CDS encoding gas vesicle protein: protein MQTGQIVHATQATNLADILERVLDKGVVIAGDVRIKLLDIELLTLQLRLVIASVDKAKEMGIDWWQLDPFLSSRARENGKGEELEALKQRVEQLEALQVSKKRKQARARKSHYEER, encoded by the coding sequence ATGCAGACAGGGCAGATTGTCCATGCGACGCAGGCCACCAACCTTGCCGATATCCTGGAAAGGGTACTGGACAAAGGGGTGGTCATCGCGGGGGATGTCAGGATCAAGCTGTTAGACATCGAGCTTCTCACTCTCCAGCTCCGCCTGGTCATTGCTTCCGTGGATAAGGCCAAGGAGATGGGAATTGACTGGTGGCAACTGGATCCCTTTCTCTCTTCCAGGGCGAGAGAGAATGGAAAGGGAGAGGAGCTTGAGGCTCTGAAACAAAGGGTTGAGCAGTTAGAAGCTCTCCAGGTGTCCAAAAAGCGTAAGCAAGCACGAGCAAGAAAGAGTCATTATGAAGAAAGATAA
- a CDS encoding gas vesicle protein K yields MEDFARCLREGRSPWPSLSAPANGRQAGRLNLDPEKVEQGLAKLVLSLLELLRQLMERQAIRRMEGRSLSPDEIERLGATLMKLEKRMAELKEHFGIDDLNLDLGPLGRLID; encoded by the coding sequence ATGGAGGATTTTGCCCGTTGCCTCAGAGAAGGCAGAAGCCCATGGCCGTCCCTGTCTGCGCCTGCCAATGGCAGGCAGGCAGGTCGGTTGAACCTGGACCCTGAGAAAGTAGAGCAGGGCCTGGCCAAGTTGGTTCTGTCCCTTCTTGAACTGCTCAGGCAACTTATGGAGAGGCAGGCCATTCGCAGGATGGAAGGCCGCTCCCTGAGTCCAGACGAGATAGAGAGATTGGGGGCTACGCTCATGAAGCTGGAGAAGAGGATGGCGGAGCTAAAAGAGCACTTTGGTATCGACGATCTCAACCTCGATCTGGGCCCTTTGGGGAGGCTGATCGATTAA